In one Candidatus Omnitrophota bacterium genomic region, the following are encoded:
- a CDS encoding response regulator yields the protein MGKMILVVDDEPDIMDVATVRLRHLGYEIVPAADAEEALVVLQKDVPDLILLDLLLPNMQGDELCKKLKSDNKFKNIPIILFTASAIRTSLPEKVKEIGADDCILKPFEPQELLSKVKKFIG from the coding sequence ATGGGAAAAATGATCCTCGTAGTTGACGATGAACCTGACATTATGGATGTTGCGACAGTCAGGTTGAGGCACTTAGGATATGAAATAGTACCTGCGGCCGATGCAGAGGAGGCTCTGGTTGTTTTACAGAAGGATGTTCCCGATCTAATATTGCTGGATCTGCTCTTGCCCAACATGCAAGGCGACGAGCTCTGTAAAAAATTGAAATCTGACAATAAATTTAAAAATATCCCCATTATACTATTTACAGCCAGCGCTATCCGGACCAGCCTGCCGGAAAAGGTTAAAGAGATAGGCGCGGATGATTGCATATTGAAGCCATTTGAGCCGCAGGAATTATTAAGTAAAGTCAAAAAATTTATAGGATGA
- a CDS encoding VWA domain-containing protein, producing the protein MNYANPDYFNIIYSLTALLVLFYIWTFRRRQARIRKFADKTLLSSIAPTVSMRRKLIKMALITIAVSLSFIALARPQWGFEWEETKRMGLDILVAIDVSNSMLATDVKPNRLERSKFAVKDMIKKLNGDRIGLIAFAGASFLQCPLTIDYNGFVLALDDLNTETIPRGGTSIASAIKEAMRILSGQEKKYKVLVIITDGEDLEGDALSAAKEAAEAGIRIYCIGVGTAEGELIPTIGERGDREYLVDSKGNIVKTKLNEDVLKQIAIATDGNYVRATQAEFGLVLLYDKSISKLEKRDIEAKMRKRYREKFQYFLAFAILLLFIEPLISERRRIAT; encoded by the coding sequence ATGAACTACGCGAACCCGGATTATTTTAATATTATCTATTCTTTGACCGCGCTCCTGGTGCTGTTTTATATATGGACCTTCAGGCGCAGGCAGGCGCGCATCAGAAAGTTTGCGGACAAGACGTTACTGTCGAGCATCGCACCCACGGTAAGTATGAGGCGGAAGTTGATAAAGATGGCGCTGATCACGATAGCCGTATCCTTAAGCTTCATCGCGCTCGCGCGTCCGCAATGGGGGTTCGAATGGGAAGAGACGAAGAGGATGGGGCTGGATATATTGGTAGCCATAGACGTCTCTAACAGCATGCTCGCTACAGATGTCAAGCCCAACAGGCTCGAACGTTCCAAATTTGCCGTAAAGGACATGATAAAGAAGCTGAACGGCGACAGGATAGGGCTGATAGCGTTTGCCGGAGCGTCGTTCCTGCAGTGCCCGCTGACGATCGATTATAACGGATTCGTTCTCGCCCTTGATGACCTGAACACAGAGACGATCCCCAGGGGAGGGACATCCATAGCGAGCGCTATAAAAGAAGCGATGAGGATATTGAGCGGGCAGGAGAAGAAGTACAAAGTGCTCGTCATCATCACCGACGGGGAAGATCTGGAGGGCGATGCGCTCTCGGCGGCAAAAGAGGCCGCTGAGGCGGGAATAAGGATATACTGCATAGGCGTAGGGACGGCGGAAGGCGAATTGATACCCACCATAGGGGAGCGCGGCGACAGGGAATATCTCGTAGACAGTAAAGGTAATATTGTAAAGACGAAACTGAACGAAGATGTGCTGAAACAGATAGCGATCGCTACAGACGGCAATTATGTCCGGGCGACGCAGGCCGAATTCGGGCTCGTCCTGTTATATGATAAAAGCATTTCAAAGCTTGAAAAACGCGACATCGAAGCCAAAATGAGGAAGCGTTACAGGGAGAAGTTTCAGTATTTCCTGGCGTTCGCCATACTACTGCTCTTCATCGAACCGCTCATTTCCGAGAGGAGGCGTATCGCGACATGA
- a CDS encoding response regulator gives MDYSKPLCKILTVDDELGIDSFFYEFFTARNYEVFNARSGKSALEIIEKEHPSIILLDVNMKGMSGIEVLKKIKEIDKKIIVIMVTGMKDDDIKKSAMDAGADEYITKPLSLEYLDKVVTSKFLNIQIRDLGAT, from the coding sequence ATGGACTATTCAAAGCCGTTATGCAAGATATTGACCGTTGATGATGAGCTTGGCATCGACTCGTTCTTTTACGAGTTTTTTACGGCGCGCAACTATGAAGTATTTAACGCAAGGAGCGGCAAATCCGCGTTGGAGATCATCGAAAAGGAGCATCCGAGCATCATCCTACTGGATGTGAATATGAAAGGGATGAGCGGCATAGAGGTCTTGAAAAAGATAAAAGAGATAGATAAGAAGATAATAGTTATCATGGTGACCGGCATGAAAGACGATGACATCAAGAAGAGCGCGATGGACGCAGGCGCGGATGAGTACATTACAAAACCTCTCAGCCTGGAGTATCTTGATAAGGTCGTGACATCGAAATTCCTTAACATCCAGATAAGGGATCTGGGTGCGACTTAA
- a CDS encoding DUF58 domain-containing protein, translating into MLPKDIIKKIRRIEITTSKLVTDMLAGQYESVFKGRGIEFDEVREYQPGDEIRSIDWNVTARMGHPFIKKFVEERQLTVMILLDASGSSYFGTSHRLKRELASEVAAVLAFAATQNKDRVGLLIFSDKIEKFIPPRKGLPHVLRVIRESLYFKPKGKGTDIAGALRYLDSVTTRRAVVFIISDFFAKDFKKSLSIANKRHDAIAITLTDPRELELPNAGLMEFTDAETGKLFLIDTSRASIRKRYADRSQELIRERLKTFASINMDHMDIRTDRPYIDEFIKFFKRRKKRI; encoded by the coding sequence ATGCTCCCAAAAGATATAATCAAGAAGATACGGCGTATAGAGATAACGACGTCTAAGCTCGTTACCGATATGCTTGCTGGCCAGTATGAGAGCGTCTTCAAGGGGAGGGGCATCGAGTTCGACGAGGTAAGGGAGTATCAGCCCGGCGACGAGATCCGCTCCATAGACTGGAACGTCACCGCCAGGATGGGCCATCCTTTCATCAAGAAGTTCGTAGAAGAGCGGCAGCTTACGGTAATGATACTCCTCGACGCGTCCGGCTCCTCTTATTTCGGGACATCGCACCGCCTCAAGCGCGAGTTAGCCTCAGAGGTGGCGGCTGTGCTGGCGTTCGCGGCGACACAGAACAAGGACCGGGTCGGCCTCCTTATATTTTCAGATAAGATCGAGAAGTTCATCCCGCCGAGAAAAGGACTGCCGCACGTCCTGCGCGTTATAAGGGAATCGCTATATTTTAAGCCCAAAGGTAAGGGAACAGACATAGCCGGAGCGCTCAGGTATCTCGACAGCGTCACGACCAGACGCGCGGTCGTCTTCATCATATCCGATTTTTTCGCGAAAGATTTCAAGAAATCCCTTTCGATAGCTAATAAGAGGCATGACGCCATAGCCATCACGTTAACTGACCCAAGAGAATTGGAGCTGCCGAACGCAGGCCTGATGGAGTTTACGGACGCCGAGACCGGTAAACTCTTCCTGATCGATACATCAAGGGCGTCGATAAGGAAGAGATACGCCGATAGGTCGCAAGAACTGATCCGCGAGCGGCTGAAGACATTCGCCTCCATAAATATGGACCATATGGACATACGGACCGACAGGCCGTATATAGACGAATTCATAAAGTTTTTCAAACGCCGAAAAAAAAGAATTTAA
- a CDS encoding AAA family ATPase: MHNANVEAMNEKVKKESVFVQALIHEMEKVIVGQKYMIERLLVGLLANGHILIEGVPGLAKTLCVKVLAQSIDTKFQRLQFTPDLLPADLIGTLIYNPKDGAFTTKKGPIFANIILADEINRSPAKVQSALLEAMQERQVTIGENTFKLDEPFLVLATQNPIEHEGTYPLPEAQVDRFMLKLKIGYPTKEEEFKIMKRMALTDKKIDVDAVVGPSDIVKARKVVDDIYMDERIEKYIIDIVFATREPKSFKLDELTSLIQYGASPRASIYLSIASKAYAFLQGRGYVVPQDVKTIGMDILRHRVIVSYEAEAEDKTSEDVIKRVFEEVKVP, encoded by the coding sequence ATGCATAACGCTAACGTAGAGGCGATGAATGAGAAGGTCAAGAAAGAGAGCGTCTTTGTTCAGGCGCTGATACACGAGATGGAGAAGGTCATAGTCGGGCAGAAATATATGATAGAAAGGCTCCTTGTAGGGCTTCTCGCGAACGGCCACATCTTGATCGAAGGTGTGCCCGGACTCGCGAAGACGCTCTGCGTCAAGGTGCTGGCGCAGTCGATAGACACGAAGTTCCAGCGTCTCCAGTTCACTCCGGACCTGCTGCCAGCCGATCTGATAGGGACTTTGATATATAATCCAAAAGACGGGGCGTTCACGACAAAAAAAGGGCCGATATTTGCCAATATAATACTTGCCGACGAAATAAACCGCTCGCCGGCCAAAGTCCAGAGCGCGCTCCTGGAAGCGATGCAGGAGAGGCAGGTCACCATCGGCGAAAATACTTTCAAGCTGGATGAGCCGTTCCTGGTGCTGGCGACGCAGAACCCGATCGAGCACGAGGGCACATACCCGCTTCCCGAAGCGCAGGTCGACAGGTTCATGTTGAAATTGAAGATCGGTTATCCTACCAAGGAAGAAGAGTTCAAGATAATGAAGAGGATGGCCTTGACCGATAAGAAGATAGACGTCGATGCCGTAGTCGGTCCAAGCGATATCGTGAAAGCTAGAAAAGTAGTCGATGACATATATATGGACGAAAGGATAGAGAAGTACATCATCGATATAGTCTTTGCGACCAGGGAGCCGAAATCGTTCAAGCTGGACGAGCTGACTTCGCTAATACAATACGGTGCCTCCCCGAGGGCGAGTATATATCTTTCTATAGCGTCAAAGGCGTACGCGTTCCTGCAGGGCAGGGGCTATGTGGTTCCGCAAGACGTCAAGACGATCGGCATGGATATACTGAGGCATCGCGTCATCGTGAGTTATGAAGCCGAGGCGGAGGATAAGACGTCGGAGGACGTCATAAAGAGGGTATTCGAAGAAGTTAAAGTGCCATAA
- a CDS encoding VWA domain-containing protein → MVTFKYPAALWLILLLPLLFIIVKSRRTDTTFIFSSRELLEGLKPTLRLRLSKFMIFFRVIALCLFIMALARPQSVLEGTKTVSEGVDIVVALDTSTSMLAEDFRLGASRVNRYDVVKEVVKEFFRKRKDDRIGMIAFAARAYTVCPLTTDYAWLNENLDRVRVGMIEDATAIGSALASASNRLRTSKTKSKIIILLTDGVNNAGTISPIVAAEAAKALKIKIYTIGVGTKGLVPYPFKDVYGRTVYQKIPIEIDEEVLKKIADITGGKYYRATDTETLRKLFDDINRLEKSNIEHFGYREYSELFYIFLIPALIMLALEIFLANTLFLKVP, encoded by the coding sequence ATGGTAACGTTCAAATACCCTGCAGCCTTATGGCTGATCCTTCTGCTGCCTCTTCTTTTCATAATAGTTAAGAGCAGGCGCACCGACACGACATTCATCTTTTCCTCACGCGAACTCCTGGAGGGGCTTAAGCCGACGCTCCGCCTACGGCTCTCGAAGTTCATGATATTTTTTAGGGTTATAGCGCTGTGCCTTTTCATAATGGCCCTCGCCAGGCCGCAATCTGTTCTGGAAGGAACCAAGACAGTATCCGAAGGCGTCGACATTGTAGTTGCGCTTGACACATCGACGAGCATGCTGGCCGAAGACTTCAGGTTGGGGGCGTCGCGCGTGAACAGGTATGATGTGGTAAAGGAAGTCGTCAAGGAGTTCTTCAGGAAGAGGAAAGATGACAGGATCGGTATGATAGCGTTCGCGGCGCGCGCTTATACCGTATGCCCCCTGACTACCGATTACGCGTGGCTGAACGAAAATCTCGATAGGGTGAGGGTCGGAATGATCGAAGATGCCACCGCCATCGGCTCGGCGCTGGCCAGCGCCAGCAACAGGCTGCGCACATCCAAAACAAAATCCAAGATAATAATACTTCTTACGGACGGCGTAAATAACGCGGGCACGATCTCGCCTATAGTCGCGGCCGAGGCCGCGAAGGCGCTTAAGATAAAGATATACACGATAGGCGTGGGCACAAAGGGGCTCGTCCCTTATCCTTTTAAGGACGTCTACGGCAGGACAGTTTACCAGAAGATACCTATAGAGATCGACGAAGAGGTCCTCAAAAAGATCGCCGATATCACGGGCGGAAAATATTACCGCGCGACGGACACGGAGACCCTGCGTAAGTTATTCGACGACATAAACCGGCTTGAAAAATCGAATATCGAGCATTTCGGCTACAGGGAATATAGCGAGCTCTTCTATATTTTCCTTATACCGGCGCTGATTATGCTGGCGCTTGAGATATTCCTTGCGAACACTCTATTTTTAAAGGTGCCATGA
- a CDS encoding PAS domain S-box protein: MALHEPDIGALLKYANGIIATLREPFLVLDKNLKVISANKSFFTIFKVTGKETIGQPLYDLGNKQWKIPKLLKLLEEIVPDKKIVKDYEVAHDFEQIGARVMILNACKLRVPDDTAAIISSKVKGNISEGDLILLAIEDVTERKRLQEELKESEARYRRAFETSRDGLLLVHKTEGSILNSNESAQELLRYSHAELLKKKLWGICAVKDREDFLKTMSRLEKDGVVHYEDISVKTKEGLSIDSEVILVNKAKVMQCNIRNITERKRIEGELTLAKEREYRTLIESLPGKVFLKDKDSVYKFCNEEYAKDLKIKADEIAGRTDYEFFPTHLAEKYRADDKRIVQSGETENFEEEYMVIGDYLDKAKKIIINTVKVPVKNKVGNVTGILGFFWDITERKNAEEELRKNRKLLLEMTSQIPGVVYQFYARPNGKMGVYYVSSMAEQILGIKPGPDLEGFFERFSELVVPEYRESFFKSIDKAVSEVNEWKYDGVLQKPSGEKIWFSGNATPIRRDDEIIFNGMIFDITERKKAEELLRESELKFKAIVEGSNDGIIFCDTETQEIVYSNDAMARLLGHSKEDIINMTIQNLHREDDWGSVKLEFLRHVTGETSLSSNIPVVRKDGSIFFADVASVNLIMDNRRYFVAFFRDVTERNKAAEEIRLNQEKIRVIFDQTFQFIGMMTVDGKLIEANRTAMEFAGIEKSDCIGKFFWDTPWWTHSKKMQDNLREAVIKAANGETVFFEATHPAADGCIHYVDFSLKPIRDQNGKVVFLIPEGRDITDRKKVENEREMTLKWQEDVNALRQSLLVPSPLEHKLKVITDSAVRIFNADFCRIWLTRPGDLCDKGCVHAKVTDGPHVCRFRNKCLHLVASSGRYTHIDGKGHARVPFGCYKIGLVASGEEHKFLTNDVPNDPRVHDHEWARELGLVSFAGYQLKNTSGDTFGVMALFAKHPILPAEDAMLYSLSVTISFVVQQAAAAEEIIREQAMKSSLEIKTSFTGMVSHELRTPLAAIKEGVSVVLDKVTGDINIEQNKYLSIVKNNVDRLDRLISEVLDFQKLESGKMELKAEDSDLNEVVKGMCDTMALLFKKKHLALKLDLCDDLPKVKFDRDKISQVLTNLVNNSLKFTEKGSVTVRTSKGDNFIQVMVKDTGVGIKKGDIQRLFREFTQLQRKVGGAGLGLSICKRLIEAHRGKIWAESEFGKGASFYFNIPIKERRE; this comes from the coding sequence ATGGCGTTACACGAACCGGATATTGGAGCGCTGTTAAAATATGCCAATGGTATTATAGCTACGCTAAGAGAGCCTTTTTTGGTCTTGGACAAGAACTTAAAAGTCATTTCCGCCAACAAATCCTTTTTCACCATCTTTAAGGTCACGGGAAAAGAAACAATCGGCCAGCCGCTTTATGATCTAGGAAACAAACAATGGAAAATACCTAAGCTGCTTAAGTTGTTAGAAGAGATCGTGCCGGACAAGAAGATCGTAAAAGATTACGAAGTAGCGCATGATTTTGAACAGATCGGCGCGCGGGTCATGATCCTGAATGCGTGCAAGCTGCGTGTTCCTGATGATACCGCGGCAATAATATCGTCGAAAGTAAAAGGAAATATATCAGAAGGGGATCTGATCCTACTGGCCATCGAAGACGTTACCGAACGTAAGCGGTTGCAGGAAGAATTGAAGGAGTCTGAGGCGCGTTATCGCAGGGCATTTGAGACGTCGCGCGACGGACTGTTGCTCGTGCATAAAACCGAAGGCAGCATCCTGAACTCTAACGAATCTGCGCAGGAATTATTGAGATATTCCCATGCTGAGCTTTTGAAAAAGAAACTCTGGGGAATATGCGCGGTTAAAGACCGCGAGGATTTTCTAAAGACAATGTCAAGGCTGGAAAAAGACGGTGTAGTGCATTACGAAGACATTTCGGTAAAGACCAAAGAAGGCCTGAGCATTGATTCAGAGGTCATTTTAGTCAATAAAGCGAAAGTCATGCAATGCAACATCCGTAACATCACCGAGCGTAAGCGCATAGAGGGTGAATTGACGCTGGCCAAGGAACGGGAGTACAGGACGCTTATTGAAAGTCTCCCCGGAAAGGTGTTTTTAAAAGACAAGGATTCGGTTTACAAATTCTGCAATGAAGAATACGCAAAGGACCTCAAGATAAAAGCCGATGAGATCGCAGGCAGGACAGACTATGAGTTTTTCCCTACGCATTTAGCTGAAAAATACAGGGCTGACGATAAGAGAATCGTACAATCCGGGGAAACTGAGAACTTTGAAGAGGAGTATATGGTGATAGGGGATTACCTTGATAAGGCTAAGAAGATCATTATCAATACAGTAAAAGTTCCCGTAAAGAACAAGGTGGGCAACGTTACGGGGATCCTTGGTTTCTTCTGGGATATCACCGAGCGCAAGAATGCGGAAGAGGAACTGCGAAAAAATAGAAAGTTGCTGCTCGAAATGACAAGCCAGATTCCAGGCGTTGTCTATCAGTTCTACGCCAGGCCGAATGGCAAGATGGGTGTGTATTATGTCAGCAGCATGGCGGAACAGATCTTGGGCATAAAACCCGGTCCTGATCTGGAAGGATTTTTTGAGCGATTCAGCGAGCTGGTAGTTCCTGAGTACAGGGAAAGCTTTTTTAAGTCAATTGATAAGGCGGTCAGCGAAGTAAATGAATGGAAATATGATGGTGTGCTGCAAAAACCTTCAGGCGAGAAAATATGGTTTTCCGGGAACGCAACTCCTATACGGCGGGATGATGAGATAATTTTTAATGGGATGATATTTGATATTACCGAGCGTAAGAAAGCGGAGGAGTTATTGCGGGAGAGTGAATTAAAATTCAAGGCTATTGTTGAGGGTTCAAACGACGGGATTATTTTTTGCGATACCGAGACTCAGGAGATTGTCTATTCCAACGATGCTATGGCGCGGTTATTGGGCCATTCAAAGGAAGATATAATCAATATGACCATTCAAAATCTTCATCGTGAAGACGATTGGGGTTCTGTAAAACTGGAGTTCCTACGGCATGTCACCGGAGAAACTTCTTTATCATCCAATATCCCCGTCGTAAGGAAAGACGGCAGTATTTTTTTTGCGGATGTTGCTTCCGTAAATCTCATTATGGATAATAGAAGATATTTTGTAGCCTTTTTTCGGGACGTCACCGAACGTAATAAGGCAGCGGAGGAGATACGTTTAAACCAGGAAAAGATCAGAGTTATTTTTGACCAAACCTTCCAGTTCATCGGCATGATGACGGTGGACGGGAAATTGATAGAGGCAAACAGGACGGCTATGGAGTTTGCCGGTATTGAAAAATCGGATTGCATAGGCAAATTTTTCTGGGATACTCCCTGGTGGACGCATTCTAAAAAGATGCAGGATAACCTGCGTGAAGCCGTAATAAAAGCCGCTAATGGCGAAACCGTGTTTTTCGAAGCGACCCATCCGGCCGCCGACGGATGCATACATTACGTGGATTTTTCGCTTAAGCCGATCAGGGACCAAAACGGCAAGGTGGTATTTCTTATCCCTGAAGGGCGCGACATTACCGATCGTAAGAAGGTGGAGAACGAGCGTGAAATGACATTAAAATGGCAAGAGGATGTAAATGCGCTCAGGCAATCGCTTCTTGTTCCTTCTCCCCTTGAGCATAAGCTCAAGGTAATAACCGATAGCGCCGTGCGGATCTTCAACGCCGATTTTTGCCGGATATGGCTGACCCGGCCGGGAGATCTGTGCGACAAAGGTTGCGTACACGCCAAAGTTACTGATGGGCCGCATGTATGCCGTTTTCGCAACAAGTGCCTGCATTTAGTAGCAAGCTCCGGCAGGTACACCCACATAGACGGTAAAGGACATGCCCGTGTACCGTTCGGATGTTATAAGATCGGGCTCGTCGCTTCCGGCGAGGAGCATAAATTCCTGACGAATGACGTGCCAAACGATCCAAGAGTGCATGATCATGAATGGGCTCGCGAATTGGGTCTGGTGTCGTTCGCGGGTTACCAGCTCAAAAATACCAGTGGAGATACGTTCGGTGTTATGGCGCTCTTTGCCAAGCATCCGATACTTCCGGCTGAAGATGCGATGTTGTACAGTCTCAGCGTCACCATTTCTTTTGTTGTCCAGCAGGCTGCCGCAGCCGAAGAAATAATCAGGGAGCAGGCCATGAAATCTTCATTAGAGATAAAAACAAGCTTTACCGGTATGGTCTCCCATGAACTGAGGACGCCGCTTGCCGCTATCAAAGAAGGCGTCTCTGTGGTCTTAGACAAGGTAACGGGAGATATAAATATCGAGCAGAACAAGTATCTCAGTATAGTAAAAAATAACGTCGACAGGTTGGACCGGTTGATCTCCGAGGTTCTTGATTTTCAGAAACTTGAATCCGGGAAAATGGAACTCAAGGCGGAAGATAGTGATTTGAATGAAGTGGTTAAGGGGATGTGTGATACAATGGCGCTATTATTCAAGAAGAAACATTTGGCTCTTAAGCTGGATCTTTGCGACGATCTTCCAAAAGTCAAGTTCGATAGGGACAAGATCAGCCAGGTTTTGACCAATCTGGTAAATAACTCCCTCAAGTTTACGGAAAAGGGCTCTGTTACTGTTCGCACGAGCAAGGGGGACAATTTTATCCAGGTCATGGTTAAAGACACGGGTGTCGGCATCAAGAAAGGAGATATCCAAAGGCTGTTCCGCGAATTTACACAATTACAGAGAAAAGTAGGCGGCGCCGGACTCGGCCTTTCTATTTGTAAGAGGCTGATAGAGGCGCACAGAGGGAAGATCTGGGCAGAGTCAGAATTCGGCAAAGGCGCAAGTTTTTATTTCAATATTCCTATTAAAGAGCGGAGGGAATAA
- a CDS encoding BatD family protein yields the protein MKKRIYIFIVLAITICSLASLLYAEDGRFEVSLDRRQVALGESAQLGLSFRGTQSMPAPDIGNISGLEIRYLGPSTMMTVINGQVSTAITHMYTVLPLKIGTFQLGPFSFKYKGDNYVSNTVTLEATAEKVIAAKSVEESSADNIELGDRIFVKLEISKASAYVNELIPVKVKFYVNRLNVSDIQLPTFAQEGFSKIEFKEPKQYRERMGGLLYDVLEFNTNIFGTKSGDYSLGPAKIKCNVIARKRLARMPSMMDDYDSSPYRDSFDDFFTRYEKHPMELKSQETRITIEPIPAEGRPKDYLGAVGDYQFIYSANPKKVKVGDPLTVTMVINGTGNFNTVLSPRIDNTEGFKVYDPQVKTEENRKTFSQVLIPTTDMITQIPKAVFSYFDPAQKMYKVITQDPIPLQVEKGIEESPSQVIGAASVPERRTEEKEDLARDIIYIKESPGAWLPKNYQIYRSNLFIVLTIVPIVLLISLYVTNARRNRIRYDTEYAARLASFRYAKRSVRELKRHLKPEDPRIFYETLFKTLQGYLGNRFYIAPAGTTYSEIERIALEKGVDRDIIQKIKKLFDACDEMRFAFSKTDIYKMQDNVKDVAEIIRYLERRKL from the coding sequence ATGAAAAAACGCATTTATATATTTATAGTTTTAGCCATTACGATCTGTTCGCTGGCGTCCTTATTATATGCAGAGGACGGAAGATTCGAAGTAAGCCTTGACCGCCGGCAGGTAGCCCTCGGCGAGTCCGCGCAACTGGGGCTCTCCTTCCGCGGGACCCAGAGCATGCCTGCGCCCGACATAGGGAATATCAGCGGACTCGAGATACGGTATCTAGGGCCGTCGACCATGATGACCGTCATCAACGGCCAGGTATCCACCGCCATAACGCACATGTATACCGTCCTACCCTTGAAGATAGGGACTTTTCAGTTGGGGCCGTTCTCTTTCAAATATAAAGGAGACAATTACGTATCAAATACGGTGACGCTGGAGGCTACGGCTGAGAAAGTGATCGCGGCAAAGAGCGTCGAAGAGTCATCCGCGGATAATATTGAACTGGGCGACAGGATATTCGTAAAGCTTGAGATCAGCAAGGCCTCGGCTTATGTAAACGAACTTATTCCGGTAAAAGTGAAATTTTATGTGAACAGGCTCAATGTGAGCGATATCCAGTTGCCGACCTTTGCCCAGGAAGGGTTTTCAAAGATAGAGTTCAAGGAACCGAAACAATACAGGGAGCGTATGGGAGGATTGTTATACGACGTCCTCGAGTTCAATACGAATATATTTGGGACCAAGAGCGGCGACTACTCGCTCGGCCCCGCAAAGATCAAGTGCAATGTGATTGCCAGAAAGAGGCTGGCCAGGATGCCGTCTATGATGGATGATTACGACAGTTCACCCTATAGGGATTCGTTTGACGATTTCTTTACCCGGTATGAAAAGCATCCCATGGAGCTGAAATCCCAGGAAACCAGGATAACGATAGAGCCCATCCCTGCCGAAGGCAGGCCTAAAGACTATCTCGGCGCTGTCGGCGATTATCAGTTCATATACAGCGCCAATCCTAAGAAAGTAAAAGTGGGTGATCCTTTGACGGTCACTATGGTCATTAACGGCACAGGCAACTTCAATACGGTGCTTTCGCCCAGGATAGATAATACCGAAGGTTTTAAGGTCTACGATCCGCAGGTCAAGACCGAAGAGAATAGGAAGACCTTTTCCCAGGTCCTCATCCCAACTACCGACATGATCACACAGATACCTAAAGCTGTCTTCAGTTATTTTGACCCGGCGCAGAAGATGTACAAGGTGATAACTCAGGATCCGATCCCGCTGCAGGTGGAGAAGGGCATTGAAGAGTCGCCGTCCCAGGTGATAGGCGCGGCATCCGTGCCTGAGCGGAGGACTGAGGAAAAAGAAGATCTGGCCAGAGACATCATATATATAAAGGAATCTCCGGGCGCATGGCTGCCTAAAAATTACCAGATATACAGGAGTAATCTATTTATTGTCCTTACAATTGTACCAATTGTGTTATTGATATCTCTTTATGTAACCAATGCGCGCAGGAACAGGATCAGATACGACACGGAATACGCCGCGCGCCTGGCTTCTTTCCGGTATGCCAAAAGAAGTGTGAGGGAGTTGAAACGACACTTAAAACCGGAAGACCCTAGGATATTTTACGAGACCCTGTTCAAGACGCTTCAGGGGTATCTCGGGAACCGTTTCTACATCGCTCCGGCAGGAACAACATATAGTGAGATAGAACGGATCGCCCTGGAGAAGGGCGTAGACCGCGATATCATCCAGAAGATAAAGAAATTGTTCGATGCCTGCGATGAGATGAGATTCGCTTTCTCGAAGACGGATATCTATAAGATGCAGGATAACGTAAAGGATGTGGCGGAGATCATAAGATACCTGGAGCGCAGAAAATTATGA